A single window of Leptospira koniambonensis DNA harbors:
- the leuC gene encoding 3-isopropylmalate dehydratase large subunit: protein MGQTLYDKIWESHRISENSDSESILYVDRHVLHEVTSAQAFEGLRTKNRNVRRTDLTFGVVDHNVSTRDRKNRDAAGPISRLQIDTMEKNCKDFGVRLFGPEDPEQGIVHVLGPELGFTIPGSVIVCGDSHTATHGAFGALAFGIGTSEVEHVLATQTLKQAKTKSMLVHFIGKPGFGITAKDVVLELISKIGTSGGRGFTMEYTGEWINSLSMEGRMTICNMSIEAGARASLIAPDQITFDYLKDKKLIPKGERFDQAVEYWKTFFTDKDAVYDEVIELDISKIEPQVTWGTNPSQSLPIGGVVPNPEEFEDPRAKETACNALAYMGLKPGTPISEIKIDKVFIGSCTNSRIEDLRSAAEVAKGKKVHPDVQALVVPGSGSVKRQAESEGLDKIFLEAGFEWREPGCSLCLAMNDDVLKPGERCASTSNRNFEGRQGRGGRTHLVSPSMAAAAAVTGKFSDVRRLA from the coding sequence ATGGGACAAACTTTATACGACAAAATTTGGGAAAGCCATCGTATCTCAGAGAATTCAGACTCAGAATCCATTTTATATGTGGACCGTCATGTTCTTCATGAAGTGACTTCTGCCCAAGCATTCGAAGGATTAAGAACTAAGAATAGAAATGTAAGAAGAACAGATCTTACCTTCGGAGTTGTGGATCATAATGTTTCCACAAGAGATCGTAAGAATAGAGATGCTGCAGGCCCGATCTCCAGATTGCAGATAGACACTATGGAAAAAAATTGTAAGGACTTTGGAGTTCGTTTATTTGGCCCAGAAGATCCTGAACAAGGGATCGTACATGTATTGGGTCCGGAGCTCGGATTCACCATCCCTGGTTCAGTTATTGTATGTGGAGATTCCCATACTGCAACTCATGGAGCTTTCGGAGCATTGGCATTCGGCATCGGAACAAGCGAAGTGGAACATGTGCTTGCTACCCAAACCTTAAAACAAGCAAAAACAAAATCAATGTTAGTCCATTTTATTGGCAAACCAGGTTTTGGGATCACTGCCAAAGACGTTGTCTTGGAATTGATCTCCAAAATAGGCACCTCAGGTGGAAGAGGTTTTACAATGGAATATACAGGAGAATGGATCAATTCTCTTTCCATGGAAGGAAGAATGACTATCTGCAATATGAGTATAGAAGCTGGAGCAAGAGCAAGTTTGATCGCACCTGACCAGATCACATTCGATTATTTAAAAGACAAAAAGTTAATCCCGAAAGGAGAACGTTTTGACCAAGCAGTTGAATATTGGAAAACATTCTTCACAGATAAAGACGCAGTTTACGACGAGGTTATAGAATTAGATATTTCTAAAATAGAACCTCAGGTTACCTGGGGAACAAATCCTTCTCAGTCTTTACCTATCGGAGGTGTTGTTCCTAATCCAGAAGAATTCGAAGATCCAAGAGCAAAAGAAACTGCCTGCAATGCACTAGCGTATATGGGTCTAAAACCAGGAACTCCAATCTCAGAGATCAAAATTGATAAGGTATTCATTGGGTCTTGTACAAATTCTAGGATAGAAGACTTGAGATCAGCTGCAGAAGTAGCGAAAGGAAAAAAAGTCCATCCAGATGTTCAGGCATTGGTCGTCCCCGGCTCAGGTTCAGTAAAACGTCAGGCGGAATCAGAAGGTTTAGATAAAATTTTCTTAGAAGCAGGATTCGAATGGAGAGAGCCAGGTTGTTCTCTTTGCCTTGCGATGAATGACGACGTGCTAAAGCCGGGAGAAAGATGCGCTTCTACTTCTAACCGTAACTTTGAGGGAAGACAAGGCAGAGGAGGAAGAACCCATTTGGTCAGTCCTTCTATGGCGGCCGCTGCGGCAGTGACTGGAAAATTTTCAGATGTGAGGAGATTAGCATGA
- the leuD gene encoding 3-isopropylmalate dehydratase small subunit yields MNSKIWTIHTGVPISIPREDIDTDQILPKQFMKLIDKKGFGKHLFHDWRYSDLEGNIPNPEFILNQEGFKNASVLVAGKNFGCGSSREHAPWALADFGFRAILAPSFADIFSINSAKNGIALVRLKEEEISYLNSWVSKNPGSQIRINLENLEVQAGDKTFYFHLDTASVNRIREGLDDIDITLKNAKEILDFEQKRKAEKPFLEVHW; encoded by the coding sequence ATGAACTCAAAAATTTGGACAATACATACAGGAGTTCCGATCTCTATCCCAAGAGAGGATATTGATACGGATCAGATACTTCCTAAACAATTCATGAAATTGATTGATAAGAAAGGTTTTGGAAAACATCTATTTCATGATTGGAGATATTCAGACTTAGAAGGCAATATTCCAAATCCTGAATTCATTTTGAACCAGGAAGGTTTTAAGAACGCAAGTGTTCTTGTTGCAGGAAAAAATTTCGGCTGTGGCTCCAGTAGAGAACATGCGCCTTGGGCACTTGCAGATTTTGGGTTCAGAGCGATTTTGGCTCCTTCTTTCGCAGATATATTCTCTATCAATTCTGCAAAAAATGGGATCGCTTTAGTTCGTTTGAAAGAAGAAGAGATCTCTTATCTAAATAGCTGGGTTTCTAAAAATCCTGGATCTCAAATCAGGATCAATTTGGAAAATTTGGAAGTACAAGCGGGAGATAAAACCTTCTACTTTCATTTGGATACTGCTTCCGTGAATCGGATCCGAGAAGGCTTGGACGATATTGATATCACTCTGAAAAATGCAAAAGAGATCCTGGATTTCGAACAGAAACGAAAAGCAGAAAAACCGTTTTTGGAAGTACATTGGTGA